Proteins co-encoded in one Pelobates fuscus isolate aPelFus1 chromosome 5, aPelFus1.pri, whole genome shotgun sequence genomic window:
- the LOC134612712 gene encoding neural retina-specific leucine zipper protein-like, protein MSLSDLPSTPLALEYLNDFDLMKFEVKREPPEPRATRMAPPPSLGSTPCSSVPPSPTFSDPPESAGPPRPSLEELYWMAALQQQMGGEGLPLTPEDAVEVLMGGAGAPALQGLDGGYRTGGPHPHNSHPSSYLLSPEEMNAQQHQLSPLSERFSDEQLVGMSVRELNRQLRGFSKEEALRLKQRRRTLKNRGYAQSCRYKRVQQRHVLETEKCQLSRQLQQLQQEVARVTRERDGWRARYEKLLSATGGGTGADVLGTGGDTGPGAELFL, encoded by the exons ATGTCGCTCTCTGATCTCCCCAGCACTCCTTTGGCACTCGAATACCTCAATGACTTTGATCTGATGAAGTTTGAGGTGAAGAGAGAGCCTCCTGAACCACGGGCCACCAGAATGGCCCCTCCACCTTCCCTTGGGTCAACACCTTGCAGCTCAGTGCCACCTTCACCCACCTTCAGTGACCCTCCTGAGTCAGCAGGACCCCCTCGTCCTAGTTTGGAAGAGCTTTATTGGATGGCAGCTTTACAGCAGCAGATGGGTGGAGAAGGACTACCACTTACCCCTGAAGATGCTGTGGAGGTGCTGATGGGAGGTGCTGGAGCACCCGCTCTTCAGGGGCTGGATGGTGGGTATAGGACAGGAGGGCCCCACCCACATAACTCACACCCTTCTAGTTATCTCCTGAGCCCGGAAGAAATGAATGCACAGCAACATCAG TTATCTCCCCTGTCGGAACGCTTCTCTGATGAGCAATTAGTAGGAATGTCTGTAAGGGAGTTGAATCGCCAACTTCGTGGATTCAGCAAAGAAGAAGCTTTGCGACTCAAGCAGCGCAGGCGCACTTTAAAAAACCGAGGCTATGCCCagtcctgcaggtacaaacgagTGCAGCAACGCCATGTCCTGGAGACGGAGAAGTGTCAGCTGTCTCGTCAGCTTCAGCAACTTCAACAAGAAGTGGCTCGTGTGACCCGTGAAAGGGATGGCTGGAGGGCACGATATGAGAAACTACTGAGCgccacaggaggggggacaggggcagatGTGTTGGGTACAGGGGGAGACACAGGGCCTGGAGCTGAGCTCTTCCTGTGA